In the Nicotiana tabacum cultivar K326 chromosome 16, ASM71507v2, whole genome shotgun sequence genome, one interval contains:
- the LOC142170193 gene encoding uncharacterized protein LOC142170193 yields the protein MDMWTSLEQKFGQPNSAKLYYLQKELHGLSHGTNDIATYFTKRKRLWNELDSLKSNMKCNCTCACDGKQLLEKSQEDERLIQFLMGLNEACGQARSNILMMNPLPNINHSYSLILQDENQIDIYVLIL from the coding sequence ATGGATATGTGGACTAGTCTTGAACAAAAATTTGGGCAGCCCAATAGTGCAAAACTATATTACCTACAGAAGGAATTACATGGATTATCACATGGAACAAATGACATAGCAACTTACTTCACCAAACGCAAACGTTTATGGAATGAACTGGATTCATTGAAGTCAAACATGAAATGTAACTGCACTTGTGCGTGTGATGGAAAGCAATTGTTGGAGAAATCACAAGAAGATGAAAGGTTGATTCAATTCCTCATGGGCTTGAATGAAGCCTGTGGTCAAGCTAGAAGTAATATCTTAATGATGAATCCTCTGCCAAATATCAACCATTCCTATTCACTCATTCTTCAAGATGAGAATCAGATAGATATATATGTGCTAATCCTCTAA